From a region of the Narcine bancroftii isolate sNarBan1 chromosome 5, sNarBan1.hap1, whole genome shotgun sequence genome:
- the ier5 gene encoding immediate early response gene 5 protein — translation MEFKVEAHRIMTISLGKIYSSRIQRGGIKLHKNLLVSLVLRSARQVYLSEQEELYLQAQGQFQPTAAEQSPNWAEMEERIAYQTPNDQGSSRVEAERTEPQEQGPSWVEVERTMCPTSQDQGPEAIQEQSAVSRPPAVMCAQQLESRGSPSVCDSAKACCGRKRRSGEQGGGEPESPLKRPRTEQPMTISTTTHQEEEEMETSNVSNLINIFGSSFSGLLSKEQSEGESGQICCDQVLGNMGSWNRAIVAF, via the coding sequence ATGGAGTTTAAGGTGGAGGCGCACCGAATCATGACCATTTCTCTCGGTAAGATCTACTCATCCAGGATACAGCGCGGAGGTATCAAGTTACACAAGAATCTTCTGGTATCGTTAGTGCTGAGGAGTGCCCGGCAGGTCTACCTGAGCGAGCAGGAAGAACTCTACCTACAAGCACAAGGGCAATTTCAGCCGACGGCCGCCGAACAATCTCCCAACTGGGCCGAGATGGAGGAGAGGATTGCCTACCAGACCCCGAACGATCAAGGGTCTAGCCGGGTTGAGGCGGAGAGGACTGAACCCCAGGAGCAGGGCCCGAGCTGGGTTGAGGTGGAAAGGACTATGTGCCCGACCTCCCAGGATCAAGGGCCGGAGGCCATCCAGGAACAGAGCGCCGTTTCCCGCCCGCCTGCGGTGATGTGTGCCCAGCAACTGGAGTCGAGGGGCTCCCCGTCAGTCTGTGACTCAGCCAAAGCGTGCTGCGGCCGGAAAAGGAGAAGTGGCGAGCAAGGGGGTGGCGAACCCGAAAGTCCGCTCAAAAGACCCAGGACAGAGCAACCCATGACCATTTCGACCACCACCCACCAAGAAGAAGAGGAGATGGAGACTTCCAACGTTTCCAATCTCATCAACATTTTTGGCTCCAGTTTCTCTGGGCTCCTGAGCAAAGAGCAGAGTGAGGGCGAAAGCGGGCAGATTTGCTGCGATCAAGTGCTGGGGAACATGGGGTCCTGGAACAGGGCGATT